A stretch of Natronococcus sp. CG52 DNA encodes these proteins:
- a CDS encoding PhnD/SsuA/transferrin family substrate-binding protein, whose product MAQRPRGGDSSRRSFLAASGGATLVGLAGCVGGLGGSDDDAVRFILNPAEEQTDIVEEYTPMKEYLEEETGATIDLIRAGSYVETLEALDSNQADLADTSPTAVPGGEGFADVVGMRTAFGGPLYFATISTLPDSGIESLEDLEGETITTGSRLSFSGTLTPTLMLSEAGLDVGSFPDGDANDLDIQTAEDHDTSREQMINDDTVAAAATGAFASAPQIPQEQFEEYDEFVEHSAEYDGAGDGVDDENPELQLLAVSDPLPRAPIMARSEWDAPEREDIEEALLDAEEEDLVPEDVDEDKELWFTGIEEADRSDYEPVQEVLDELGLEFEDFEEE is encoded by the coding sequence ATGGCGCAGAGACCACGCGGCGGTGACAGCAGCCGACGATCGTTTTTGGCAGCTTCCGGGGGAGCCACACTCGTAGGTCTGGCGGGGTGTGTCGGCGGACTCGGCGGATCCGACGACGATGCCGTCCGGTTCATCCTCAACCCGGCGGAGGAACAGACCGACATCGTCGAAGAGTACACGCCGATGAAGGAGTACCTCGAGGAGGAGACCGGTGCAACCATCGACCTCATCCGCGCCGGCAGTTACGTCGAAACCCTCGAGGCGCTCGACTCGAACCAGGCGGATCTAGCGGACACGTCGCCGACGGCGGTGCCCGGCGGCGAAGGGTTCGCCGACGTCGTCGGCATGCGAACGGCCTTCGGCGGTCCGCTGTACTTCGCGACGATCTCGACGCTGCCGGACAGCGGGATCGAAAGCCTCGAAGATCTCGAGGGTGAGACGATCACCACGGGATCGCGGTTGTCGTTCAGTGGAACGCTGACCCCGACGCTGATGCTCAGCGAGGCCGGACTCGACGTCGGAAGTTTCCCGGACGGAGATGCGAACGACCTGGATATCCAGACCGCGGAGGATCACGACACCTCTCGCGAGCAGATGATCAACGACGATACGGTTGCGGCCGCTGCGACGGGCGCGTTCGCCTCCGCCCCGCAGATCCCACAGGAACAGTTCGAGGAGTACGACGAATTCGTCGAACACTCCGCCGAGTACGACGGTGCGGGCGACGGAGTCGACGACGAGAACCCGGAGCTACAGTTGCTCGCCGTCTCGGATCCGCTTCCTCGGGCACCGATTATGGCCCGCAGCGAGTGGGACGCCCCCGAGCGCGAGGATATCGAGGAGGCGCTTCTCGACGCCGAAGAGGAGGATCTGGTGCCCGAAGACGTCGACGAAGACAAGGAACTCTGGTTCACCGGCATCGAGGAAGCCGACCGGAGCGATTACGAACCCGTCCAGGAGGTTCTCGACGAACTCGGGCTCGAATTCGAAGACTTTGAGGAAGAGTAG
- a CDS encoding DJ-1/PfpI family protein → MVDVTAEILLFDGFDELDAIGPYEVLENGAEAGASIGTRLVTLEETDLVTASHDLRVEPQGTLEEPDLLLVPGGGWTAANEGVRAVVEEGVLPDVLDERYADGATVASVCTGAMILAEAGLLEGRPATTHQVAIDDLEESAANVVEERVVDDGDVLTAGGVTAGIDLALWLLEREFGAEVAAAVEEEMEHERRGEVFG, encoded by the coding sequence ATGGTCGACGTTACCGCAGAAATACTGTTATTCGACGGCTTCGACGAACTCGACGCGATCGGACCCTACGAGGTCCTCGAGAACGGCGCGGAGGCCGGCGCGTCGATCGGGACGCGGCTGGTCACGCTCGAGGAGACCGACCTCGTCACCGCGAGCCACGATCTCCGGGTCGAACCGCAGGGAACGCTCGAGGAGCCGGACCTGCTGCTCGTCCCCGGCGGCGGCTGGACGGCCGCGAACGAGGGCGTCCGCGCCGTCGTCGAGGAGGGCGTGCTGCCGGACGTCCTCGACGAGCGGTACGCCGACGGAGCGACGGTCGCCTCGGTCTGCACCGGCGCGATGATCCTGGCCGAGGCGGGCCTGCTCGAGGGGCGCCCCGCGACGACCCACCAGGTCGCGATCGACGACCTCGAGGAGTCGGCCGCGAACGTCGTCGAGGAGCGCGTAGTCGACGACGGCGACGTGCTCACCGCCGGCGGCGTCACGGCGGGGATCGACCTGGCGCTGTGGCTGCTCGAGCGGGAGTTCGGCGCCGAGGTCGCTGCGGCGGTCGAAGAAGAGATGGAACACGAGCGCCGCGGCGAGGTTTTCGGCTGA
- a CDS encoding DEAD/DEAH box helicase: MEVAEVLPEFADAFAFEEFNRMQREALPALLESEENVVASAPTASGKTALAELAICKALADGGTALFIAPMRALTNEKEDDWDRFEKLDYSVYVVTGERDLNPRRARHADILVMTPEKLDSATRKHDSRRYDFVTDIDLCVIDEVHLLDADRRGSVLEVTISRLRRLCDPRIVALSATMPNVDDVAAWLDAPDETTFEFGDEYRPVDLNAGVKTYTHGENSFADKYRRLYRALDLAEPHLREDGQSLVFVSSRQDTVQAAKKARDEIAERDVPMGARGDYDFHTESKELDNDTLRNSVLDGVAFHHAGLSKNDRDLVEEWFKQGHVELLFSTSTLAWGVNLPARCVVIRDTKLHDPLEGEVDMSPLDVLQMLGRAGRPGYDDVGYGWVVCDTAEADKYRRLLRDGKEIESRLAESLETHLNAEIAMGTITDLEDVMDWLETTFYYVRGQSQPEEYDFPNLRQRVRDCLEELVDRGFVTMGESGDLSIEATPRGMLASKYYLRLETAARFAELCDDATVGDLEAADILEAVATAAEFDSVSSRQAERDAISAVLVGQETDDLEAGERKVLAILRGAASGSVPGELRSDAWVIRQNATRLVSALGAFLDRLAGPQAANLARRVEARIENGVAEDAVGLTAIDGVGPGRASKLSKEGLSTPGHIVGAGVTGLVDAGLSEGVAERVYEGAQSLPAAELEWGPFPETIGVGENDVCEVTVRNVGEPARAGIRVTVNGVEMTSTNTYLRDAETVPVGVFGADADELEFTVSVVFPEEPLVPLEETRTVDVV; the protein is encoded by the coding sequence CTTCGAGGAGTTCAACCGAATGCAACGCGAGGCTCTGCCCGCGTTGCTCGAGTCCGAGGAGAACGTGGTCGCGAGCGCGCCGACGGCTTCGGGCAAGACCGCGCTCGCCGAGCTCGCGATCTGCAAGGCGCTGGCCGACGGCGGCACCGCGCTCTTTATCGCGCCGATGCGAGCGCTAACCAACGAGAAGGAAGACGACTGGGACCGCTTCGAAAAACTCGACTACTCGGTCTACGTCGTCACCGGGGAACGGGACCTCAATCCGCGGCGGGCGCGTCACGCGGACATCCTCGTGATGACCCCCGAAAAGCTCGACTCGGCGACCCGAAAACACGACTCTCGACGGTACGACTTCGTCACCGACATCGACCTCTGCGTCATCGACGAGGTCCACCTCCTCGACGCCGACCGCCGGGGATCGGTGCTCGAGGTGACGATCTCCCGGCTGCGGCGGCTCTGCGATCCCCGGATCGTCGCTCTCTCGGCGACGATGCCTAACGTCGACGACGTCGCGGCGTGGCTCGACGCGCCCGACGAGACCACCTTCGAGTTCGGCGACGAGTACCGGCCCGTCGATCTGAACGCCGGGGTCAAGACCTACACGCACGGCGAGAACTCCTTCGCGGACAAGTACCGCCGCCTGTACCGCGCGCTCGACCTCGCGGAACCGCACCTCCGCGAGGACGGCCAGTCGCTCGTCTTCGTCTCCTCTCGCCAGGACACCGTTCAGGCGGCCAAGAAGGCCAGAGACGAGATCGCCGAGCGCGACGTGCCGATGGGCGCCCGCGGCGACTACGACTTCCACACCGAGTCGAAGGAACTCGACAACGACACCCTCCGCAACTCCGTCCTCGACGGCGTCGCCTTCCACCACGCGGGACTCTCGAAAAACGACCGCGACCTCGTCGAGGAGTGGTTCAAGCAGGGACACGTCGAACTGCTGTTCTCGACCTCGACGCTGGCGTGGGGAGTGAACCTTCCGGCCCGTTGCGTCGTGATTCGGGACACGAAACTCCACGATCCGCTCGAGGGCGAGGTCGATATGAGCCCGCTCGACGTGCTCCAGATGCTCGGGCGCGCGGGCCGGCCCGGCTACGACGACGTCGGCTACGGCTGGGTTGTCTGTGACACCGCCGAGGCAGACAAGTACCGCCGGCTGCTGCGCGACGGCAAGGAGATCGAGTCCAGACTCGCGGAGAGCCTGGAAACGCACCTCAACGCCGAGATCGCGATGGGGACCATCACCGACTTAGAGGACGTGATGGACTGGCTCGAGACGACCTTCTACTACGTTCGCGGGCAGTCACAGCCCGAGGAGTACGACTTCCCCAACCTCCGCCAGCGCGTCCGGGACTGCCTCGAGGAACTGGTCGACCGAGGGTTCGTCACGATGGGCGAGTCGGGCGACCTCTCGATCGAGGCCACCCCGCGCGGAATGCTCGCCTCGAAGTACTACCTGCGCCTCGAGACGGCCGCTCGGTTTGCGGAACTCTGTGACGACGCTACGGTCGGCGACCTCGAGGCGGCGGATATCCTCGAGGCCGTCGCGACCGCCGCGGAGTTCGACTCGGTGTCGTCCCGGCAGGCCGAACGGGACGCCATCAGCGCGGTGCTCGTAGGCCAAGAGACCGACGACCTCGAGGCGGGCGAGCGAAAGGTGCTGGCGATCCTGCGCGGCGCCGCGAGCGGCTCCGTTCCGGGCGAACTCAGGAGCGACGCCTGGGTCATCCGCCAGAACGCGACGCGGCTCGTCTCCGCCCTCGGTGCCTTCCTCGACCGACTGGCAGGGCCGCAGGCCGCGAACCTCGCCCGGCGCGTCGAGGCGCGAATCGAGAACGGCGTCGCCGAGGACGCGGTCGGGCTGACCGCCATCGACGGGGTCGGCCCCGGCCGGGCGAGCAAACTCTCGAAGGAGGGGCTGTCGACGCCGGGCCACATCGTCGGCGCCGGCGTCACCGGCCTCGTCGACGCGGGTCTTTCAGAGGGCGTCGCCGAGCGCGTCTACGAGGGCGCGCAGTCGCTCCCCGCGGCCGAACTCGAGTGGGGGCCCTTCCCGGAGACGATCGGCGTCGGCGAGAACGACGTCTGTGAGGTCACCGTCCGAAACGTCGGCGAACCCGCGCGGGCGGGCATCCGCGTCACGGTAAACGGGGTCGAGATGACGAGCACGAACACCTACCTGCGCGATGCCGAGACGGTCCCCGTCGGCGTTTTCGGTGCCGACGCCGACGAACTCGAGTTTACCGTCAGCGTCGTCTTTCCCGAGGAGCCGCTGGTGCCGCTCGAGGAGACGCGGACCGTCGATGTCGTCTGA
- a CDS encoding AAA family ATPase: MARPTLIVYCGLPGVGKSVASAYTAEHLEAERYRSDRVRKRLFPEPTYSSEESEATYEELLRLARSDLESGTNVVLDATFQSKPYRDRAVEIARAVDAELTFVHVDCDLEVVKVRIENRTDAVSDARFEQYLQLRESFDPLERDHVVVDNSGSLEATYEQIDHELLEPAVQGR; the protein is encoded by the coding sequence GTGGCTCGTCCAACGCTGATCGTCTACTGTGGATTGCCGGGTGTGGGCAAATCCGTCGCGTCCGCCTATACGGCGGAGCACCTCGAGGCGGAACGCTACCGCAGCGACCGGGTTCGAAAGCGGCTCTTCCCCGAACCGACGTACTCCTCGGAGGAGTCCGAGGCAACGTACGAAGAACTGCTCCGACTCGCGCGCTCGGACCTCGAGTCCGGCACGAACGTCGTTCTCGACGCCACGTTCCAGTCGAAACCGTACCGCGACCGGGCCGTCGAGATCGCGCGGGCGGTCGACGCCGAACTCACGTTCGTCCACGTCGACTGCGACCTCGAGGTCGTCAAGGTGCGAATCGAGAACCGTACGGACGCCGTCAGCGACGCCCGGTTCGAACAGTACCTGCAGCTGCGCGAGTCGTTCGATCCGCTCGAGCGCGACCACGTCGTCGTCGACAACTCGGGATCGCTCGAGGCGACCTACGAGCAGATCGATCACGAACTCCTCGAGCCGGCCGTCCAGGGGCGGTAA
- a CDS encoding endonuclease NucS domain-containing protein, which translates to MIDDAIRVLAGDCTVIAEGTDRSEYRGRVTTIVKPDNTVLVHDVDGYQPVAWLTRADSVSSDRSDGFTLVAKKDTQTLRIAAHEQDGFAHYPASAAGTPVGTCPDCDSALVRSSGVHCVGCGNRYGVPTDATIRDDRCECGLPRMRVERGLAFDVCLDRNCESLDEAVREAFDREWDCPESDCDGDLRILRRGGLIAGCEHYPDCETGFAMPTGVVDGECSCGLPTFETSTGTRCLDATCERVLEGPLEVGTND; encoded by the coding sequence ATGATCGACGACGCCATCCGCGTGCTCGCGGGCGACTGTACCGTCATCGCGGAAGGAACCGACCGATCGGAGTACCGCGGCCGCGTAACGACCATCGTCAAGCCGGACAACACCGTGCTCGTCCACGACGTCGACGGCTACCAGCCCGTCGCCTGGCTCACCCGCGCCGACAGCGTCTCGAGCGATCGTTCGGACGGGTTCACGCTCGTCGCGAAGAAGGACACCCAGACGCTGCGCATCGCCGCCCACGAGCAGGACGGGTTCGCCCACTACCCGGCCTCCGCGGCCGGAACGCCCGTCGGAACGTGTCCCGACTGCGATAGCGCGCTCGTACGTTCCTCGGGCGTCCACTGCGTCGGCTGCGGCAACCGCTACGGCGTCCCGACCGACGCGACGATCCGCGACGACCGGTGTGAGTGCGGACTGCCGCGGATGCGCGTCGAGCGCGGTCTCGCGTTCGACGTCTGTCTCGACCGGAACTGCGAGTCGCTCGACGAGGCCGTTCGCGAGGCGTTCGACCGCGAGTGGGACTGTCCCGAATCGGACTGCGACGGCGACCTCCGTATCCTCCGGCGGGGAGGCCTGATCGCCGGCTGCGAGCACTACCCCGACTGCGAGACCGGATTCGCGATGCCCACCGGCGTCGTCGACGGCGAGTGCAGCTGTGGGCTCCCGACGTTCGAAACGTCGACGGGGACACGCTGTCTCGACGCGACCTGTGAACGGGTACTGGAGGGGCCGCTCGAGGTCGGCACGAACGACTGA
- the phnC gene encoding phosphonate ABC transporter ATP-binding protein produces MSAIRVENLTKRYGETVALDDVSFEIAEGEFVIVLGISGSGKSTLLRCINGLTAPTNGEVIVQGEPVTSHRNDVSMVFQQHNVIGDMSAYSNALTGALSRADFVESLLRFNDREDKIKALNALDTVGLLDEAEQRAGRMSGGQQQRVGIARALVQNSDILLADEPVASLDPGSAQTVMGYLRTAAEERGLTAIISLHQVNLARQFGQRFIGLADGELVFDGYHDDLTLDVIDELYGGIDMGEFLSGGDNKSEATR; encoded by the coding sequence ATGTCCGCTATCCGAGTAGAAAACCTCACAAAACGGTACGGTGAGACCGTCGCGCTTGACGACGTCTCGTTCGAAATCGCCGAGGGGGAGTTCGTGATCGTTCTCGGCATCTCGGGATCGGGGAAATCGACGCTCCTCCGGTGCATCAACGGGTTGACTGCGCCGACGAACGGCGAGGTAATCGTTCAAGGCGAGCCGGTCACGTCCCACCGAAACGACGTCTCGATGGTCTTCCAGCAGCACAATGTCATCGGCGATATGAGCGCGTATTCGAACGCGCTTACCGGCGCACTGAGTCGAGCCGACTTCGTGGAGAGCCTGCTCCGCTTCAACGACCGAGAAGACAAAATAAAAGCGCTGAACGCGCTCGACACGGTTGGACTGCTCGACGAGGCAGAACAACGCGCCGGCCGCATGAGCGGAGGACAACAGCAGCGGGTCGGCATCGCGAGAGCACTCGTTCAGAATTCGGATATTCTCCTCGCCGACGAACCGGTCGCGAGTCTCGACCCGGGTAGCGCACAGACGGTGATGGGGTATCTCCGTACTGCAGCCGAGGAACGCGGGTTGACCGCGATTATCAGTCTGCACCAGGTGAATCTCGCTCGGCAGTTCGGACAGCGGTTCATCGGCCTCGCCGACGGCGAGCTGGTCTTCGACGGCTATCACGACGATCTGACACTCGACGTAATCGACGAGCTGTACGGTGGCATCGATATGGGAGAGTTCCTGTCGGGCGGAGACAACAAAAGCGAGGCGACACGATGA
- a CDS encoding inositol monophosphatase family protein produces MEPSLSELEVTAIEACIAGGRYLRDAYRAGDTEADRLEHDVKSSADVESEVRMLEVVRSRFPDHRIDAEESGVHDGDRAHEWLVDPLDGTNNFESGLPSFASAVTVLEDDDPVLGVVYVPLLDDLYVGWRDEGVRYDGRPVRADSDATPSTATVASVIGHDVKREPDRAAISEAINRAVEDRCKRRLESWSPTVHWGLLARGRLDGIVCYRPDREEQRLGELFADESGLETERGEGWFVAAGNEAVFDALVEIPRDALADRK; encoded by the coding sequence ATGGAGCCATCCCTCTCGGAACTCGAGGTGACTGCGATCGAGGCCTGTATCGCGGGCGGCAGGTACCTGCGCGACGCCTATCGCGCCGGGGACACGGAAGCCGACCGCCTCGAGCACGACGTCAAATCGAGCGCCGATGTCGAATCGGAGGTGCGGATGCTCGAGGTCGTCCGGTCGCGGTTTCCGGACCACCGGATCGACGCCGAAGAATCGGGCGTTCACGACGGAGACAGAGCGCACGAGTGGCTCGTCGACCCGCTCGACGGGACGAACAACTTCGAGTCGGGGCTGCCGTCGTTCGCCTCGGCGGTGACCGTCCTCGAGGACGACGATCCCGTCCTCGGCGTCGTCTACGTGCCGCTGCTCGACGACCTGTACGTCGGATGGCGAGACGAGGGCGTCAGGTACGACGGACGGCCCGTGCGGGCCGACAGCGACGCGACTCCGTCGACGGCGACCGTCGCCTCGGTCATCGGTCACGACGTGAAGCGGGAGCCCGACCGCGCGGCGATCTCGGAGGCGATTAACCGGGCCGTCGAGGACCGGTGCAAGCGCCGCCTCGAGAGCTGGAGCCCGACGGTCCACTGGGGGCTGCTCGCTCGCGGTCGGCTGGATGGTATCGTCTGCTACCGTCCGGATCGAGAAGAGCAGCGACTCGGCGAACTCTTTGCGGACGAGAGTGGCCTCGAGACCGAGCGCGGCGAGGGCTGGTTCGTCGCCGCCGGCAACGAGGCGGTGTTCGACGCACTCGTCGAAATCCCTCGAGACGCACTCGCGGACCGAAAGTAA
- a CDS encoding HAD family hydrolase, with protein sequence MSAVLFDMDGVLVNSEDYWVEFQREEILPAAVPDEDVDVAEVTGMNYREIYDYLDEEYGTAISREEHVDKFADAAETLYTERVELLDGTHDLLAELDDRDVSTAVVSSSPHDWIGMVLERFDLEDGFDRVISAEEIDASSKPEPDVFEYAADELDVPTEGCVVVEDSENGIKAADRAETLVVAYRIDAHDGIDYSPADEVVDSPDGVRETVLEFVEDA encoded by the coding sequence ATGAGTGCAGTCCTGTTCGACATGGACGGCGTTCTCGTCAACTCCGAAGATTACTGGGTCGAGTTTCAGCGCGAGGAGATCCTCCCCGCGGCCGTCCCCGACGAGGACGTCGACGTCGCCGAAGTGACCGGCATGAACTACCGGGAGATCTACGACTACCTCGACGAGGAGTACGGAACGGCGATCTCCCGCGAGGAACACGTCGACAAGTTCGCCGATGCTGCCGAGACGCTCTACACCGAGCGCGTCGAGTTGCTCGACGGGACCCACGACCTGCTCGCGGAACTGGACGACCGCGACGTCTCGACGGCGGTCGTCTCCTCCTCGCCCCACGACTGGATCGGGATGGTCCTCGAGCGATTCGACCTCGAGGACGGGTTCGACCGCGTGATCAGCGCCGAGGAGATCGACGCCTCGAGCAAGCCGGAACCGGACGTCTTCGAGTACGCCGCCGACGAACTCGACGTACCGACCGAGGGCTGCGTCGTCGTCGAGGACTCCGAGAACGGGATCAAAGCGGCGGACCGCGCGGAGACGCTCGTCGTCGCCTACCGGATCGACGCCCACGACGGTATCGACTACTCGCCGGCCGACGAGGTCGTCGACTCGCCCGACGGGGTTCGTGAGACGGTGCTCGAGTTCGTCGAGGACGCGTAA
- the hisH gene encoding imidazole glycerol phosphate synthase subunit HisH — protein MKVTIIDYGVGNIRSLQRGLEQADATVEISDDPQQIADAEALVLPGVGAFGECVRNSRPFHDVLVEAAEDTPILGICVGLQLMFTESSEGVPDGETTEGLDLVPGRVERLPHTDVKVPHMGWNQLTIEREHPIVEGIEDGEYVYFVHSYGSAVDAHTVASCDYGFDFAAIATNETGNVMGTQFHPEKSGPLGLRILRNFVEYAEAYHRDRVTTF, from the coding sequence GTGAAGGTAACGATCATCGATTACGGGGTTGGAAATATCCGGAGTCTTCAGCGCGGACTCGAACAAGCCGACGCGACGGTAGAGATATCGGATGATCCACAGCAGATTGCCGACGCAGAGGCGCTCGTTCTTCCCGGCGTGGGCGCGTTCGGAGAGTGCGTTCGCAACTCCAGACCGTTCCACGACGTTCTCGTCGAGGCGGCCGAAGATACTCCGATACTCGGAATCTGCGTGGGCCTCCAACTCATGTTCACCGAGAGTAGCGAGGGTGTTCCGGACGGCGAAACGACCGAGGGGCTCGATCTCGTTCCGGGACGAGTCGAACGCCTCCCTCACACCGATGTCAAAGTGCCACACATGGGCTGGAACCAGCTCACGATCGAACGGGAACATCCGATCGTAGAGGGCATCGAAGACGGAGAGTACGTGTATTTCGTCCACTCTTACGGGTCGGCTGTCGACGCTCACACCGTCGCGTCTTGTGACTACGGGTTCGACTTCGCCGCTATCGCTACGAACGAGACTGGAAACGTGATGGGAACGCAGTTCCACCCCGAAAAGAGCGGCCCGCTCGGGCTACGGATACTCCGGAACTTCGTCGAGTACGCCGAGGCGTATCACCGCGACCGCGTCACCACTTTCTAG
- the phnE gene encoding phosphonate ABC transporter, permease protein PhnE, with amino-acid sequence MSEDKLIEQRLEEIRLTRRVQWVMYGLFSLLFLIAIYGSVRLMDFSFGYLYRQWPYFTDQVVNYVPDIEFLIERNLPREAGITLAMGFVGTVFGIPLALALGVLGSGRVTPFPFNFIFRSIMAVSRAIPALVWFFIFIPLSGLTAITSTIAIAVSTIGNLGRLFTDELEEVKEGPIEAMETTGASKSQTVTFGMLSQVKTSFIAWTLYIFEVNVRQAVTLGLIGGGGIGVVIEVQQGLRAYDNMMAGILVVFVLIVVVEMISQRIRSYLRDDEEADGLIQLIVGFPQRMAESAIK; translated from the coding sequence ATGAGCGAGGACAAACTCATCGAACAGCGGTTAGAAGAGATCCGTCTGACCCGTCGGGTTCAGTGGGTCATGTACGGACTGTTCTCGCTGCTGTTTCTGATCGCTATCTACGGCTCGGTACGGTTGATGGATTTCTCGTTCGGCTATCTCTACCGGCAGTGGCCGTACTTCACCGATCAAGTCGTGAACTACGTCCCGGACATCGAATTCCTTATCGAGCGAAATCTGCCGCGTGAAGCAGGGATTACGCTCGCGATGGGATTCGTCGGAACCGTGTTCGGTATTCCGCTCGCGTTAGCCCTCGGCGTCCTCGGAAGCGGACGGGTTACTCCCTTCCCGTTTAATTTCATCTTTCGGTCGATCATGGCCGTCTCCCGTGCGATTCCCGCGCTGGTCTGGTTTTTCATCTTTATCCCGCTGAGCGGACTCACGGCCATCACCTCGACCATCGCGATCGCCGTCAGCACGATCGGAAACCTCGGTCGGCTGTTTACCGACGAGCTCGAGGAGGTCAAGGAGGGACCGATCGAGGCGATGGAAACCACCGGCGCGTCGAAATCACAGACGGTTACCTTCGGGATGCTCAGTCAGGTCAAAACGTCCTTCATCGCGTGGACGCTGTATATCTTCGAGGTGAACGTCCGACAGGCCGTCACCCTCGGGTTGATCGGCGGCGGCGGAATCGGCGTCGTCATCGAAGTTCAGCAAGGACTACGCGCCTACGACAACATGATGGCCGGCATCCTCGTCGTCTTCGTGCTAATCGTCGTCGTCGAGATGATCAGTCAGCGCATTCGATCCTACCTCCGCGACGACGAGGAAGCCGACGGGCTGATTCAACTCATCGTCGGGTTCCCCCAGCGGATGGCCGAGTCGGCGATCAAATAA
- a CDS encoding MazG nucleotide pyrophosphohydrolase domain-containing protein, translating into MNDRQRQVAAFVDEHDLETPLEYRLLDLVSEVGELAKDANESTGYGASPADLSIESDELGDALFALLAVADALEIDADAALEEALEKYERRLEDGGSPGSGE; encoded by the coding sequence ATGAACGACCGACAGCGACAGGTCGCGGCGTTCGTTGACGAACACGACCTCGAGACCCCGCTCGAGTACAGGCTGCTCGACCTCGTCTCCGAGGTCGGCGAACTCGCCAAGGACGCGAACGAGTCGACCGGCTACGGCGCGTCGCCCGCCGACCTCTCGATCGAGTCCGACGAACTCGGCGACGCCCTGTTCGCGCTGCTGGCCGTCGCCGACGCCCTCGAGATCGACGCCGACGCGGCGCTCGAGGAGGCCCTCGAGAAGTACGAGCGGCGACTCGAAGACGGGGGATCGCCGGGCTCCGGCGAGTGA
- a CDS encoding HD domain-containing protein, which translates to MTTIKDSVHDYIELCPMAEALLDTEPMQRLRYVRQLSTVQLVYPSANHTRFEHSLGVYHLASRAVDHLDLEDDLSDRLRAAALVHDAGHGPFGHQTERAIERHLGRHHDEIEWLLEETDLGTVLEERGVDPDAVAATVDGRGPLGELVSGGLDVDRMDYLVRDAHHTGVPYGTIDHGRLIRAFQIVDGDLALADGNVATAESALIARTLMNATVYRHHVSRIAGAMLDRASERLLVDGVLPAERFARLTDEELLATLADHEPTADLAARLRNRRLYKRAVWARRDAVPDEFVAIDYDRTRDLEREIASAAGVDPASVILDSPGDPSSPESRARVVVDGESQRLADRSPLVAGLDACAREIWRLGVYAPPAQLESVREAAATVLAVEDDPTP; encoded by the coding sequence ATGACGACGATCAAGGATAGCGTCCACGACTACATCGAACTCTGTCCGATGGCGGAGGCGCTGCTCGACACCGAGCCGATGCAACGGCTCCGGTACGTCCGACAGCTGAGCACCGTCCAGCTCGTCTACCCCTCTGCGAACCACACCCGGTTCGAACACAGTCTCGGCGTCTACCACCTCGCCTCGCGAGCCGTCGACCACCTCGACCTCGAAGACGATCTCTCCGACCGTCTCCGCGCCGCGGCGCTGGTCCACGACGCCGGCCACGGCCCGTTCGGTCACCAGACCGAGCGCGCGATCGAGCGACACCTCGGTCGCCACCACGACGAGATCGAGTGGCTGCTCGAGGAGACGGACCTCGGGACCGTCCTCGAGGAGCGGGGCGTCGACCCCGACGCGGTCGCGGCGACCGTCGACGGGCGCGGCCCGCTCGGCGAACTCGTCTCGGGCGGGCTCGACGTCGACCGGATGGACTACCTGGTGCGCGACGCCCACCACACCGGCGTCCCCTACGGGACGATCGATCACGGACGGCTGATCCGGGCGTTCCAGATCGTCGACGGCGACCTCGCGCTCGCCGACGGCAACGTCGCGACCGCCGAGAGCGCGCTGATCGCCCGGACGCTCATGAACGCGACGGTCTACCGCCACCACGTCTCCCGGATCGCCGGCGCGATGCTCGACCGGGCGAGCGAACGGCTCCTCGTCGACGGCGTTCTCCCGGCAGAACGGTTCGCTCGGCTGACCGACGAGGAACTGCTCGCGACGCTCGCCGACCACGAGCCCACGGCCGACCTGGCGGCCCGGCTGCGCAACCGCCGGCTCTACAAGCGCGCGGTCTGGGCCAGGCGCGACGCCGTCCCCGACGAGTTCGTCGCGATCGACTACGACCGGACGCGCGACCTCGAGCGCGAGATCGCGAGCGCGGCCGGCGTCGATCCCGCGTCCGTCATCCTCGACAGCCCCGGCGACCCGTCCTCGCCCGAGTCCAGGGCCCGCGTCGTCGTCGACGGCGAATCGCAGCGCCTCGCCGATCGCTCGCCGCTGGTCGCCGGCCTCGACGCCTGCGCGCGCGAGATCTGGCGACTCGGCGTCTACGCCCCGCCGGCGCAGCTCGAGTCGGTTCGAGAGGCGGCCGCGACCGTCCTCGCGGTCGAGGACGACCCCACCCCCTGA